The following coding sequences are from one Comamonas koreensis window:
- a CDS encoding type II toxin-antitoxin system Phd/YefM family antitoxin encodes MDAITYTHARANLAGTMDRVCNDHEPVIITRNGDQSVVILSLEDFQALEETAYLLRSPANAKRLFKSIEQLEAGRGQARELAE; translated from the coding sequence ATGGACGCTATCACTTACACACACGCCCGCGCCAACCTGGCTGGAACCATGGATCGTGTTTGCAACGATCATGAGCCGGTGATCATCACACGTAACGGCGACCAATCGGTTGTGATTCTCTCGCTGGAAGATTTCCAGGCGCTGGAAGAAACTGCGTATCTGCTGCGCAGCCCCGCCAACGCCAAGCGGCTTTTCAAGTCGATCGAGCAACTTGAAGCGGGCCGAGGACAGGCGCGGGAGTTGGCCGAATGA
- a CDS encoding Txe/YoeB family addiction module toxin, which yields MRLIFSDDAWEDYLFWQKQDRRMVDRINKLIKETTREPFSGVGKPEPLKHALAGYWSRRITDEHRMVYKVADDALWIVQLKYHY from the coding sequence ATGAGATTAATTTTTTCCGATGATGCATGGGAAGATTATCTGTTCTGGCAAAAACAAGACCGCCGCATGGTTGATCGAATTAACAAGCTAATTAAAGAAACCACCCGAGAGCCTTTCTCTGGAGTGGGCAAGCCAGAGCCATTAAAACATGCTTTGGCCGGTTATTGGTCTCGTCGAATTACGGATGAGCACCGAATGGTTTACAAAGTGGCGGATGATGCCCTTTGGATCGTTCAACTCAAGTACCACTACTGA